In a single window of the Phocoena sinus isolate mPhoSin1 chromosome 7, mPhoSin1.pri, whole genome shotgun sequence genome:
- the LOC116756402 gene encoding 60S ribosomal protein L35-like, whose product MAKIKARDLRGKKKELLKQLEDLKVELSQLRVAKVPGGAASKLSRIRVVCKSITRVLTIINQTQKENLRKFYKGKKYKPLHLWPKKTRATRRRLNKHEENLKTKRQQRNERLYPLQKYAVKARAARCQ is encoded by the coding sequence ATGGCCAAGATTAAGGCTCGAGACCTTCGCGGCAAGAAGAAGGAGCTGCTGAAACAGCTGGAGGACCTGAAAGTGGAGCTGTCCCAGCTACGCGTGGCAAAAGTACCAGGCGGCGCGGCTTCCAAACTCTCCAGGATCCGAGTTGTTTGCAAATCCATCACCCGTGTACTCACCATCATTAACCAGACTCAGAAGGAGAACCTCAGGAAATTCTATAAGGGCAAGAAGTACAAGCCTCTGCATCTGTGGCCCAAGAAAACGCGTGCCACGCGCCGCCGGCTCAACAAACACGAAGAGAACCTGAAGACCAAGAGGCAGCAGCGGAATGAGCGGCTGTACCCGCTCCAGAAGTACGCAGTCAAGGCCCGAGCAGCCAGGtgtcaataa